One Polyangiaceae bacterium genomic window carries:
- a CDS encoding L,D-transpeptidase, translating to MLTPRRILALSILVFPACDAKAPPSPAVSLSHEDTAKDAPRDSSERVSPSGAANVKRIASTDAPGATPARVSGPKSIGAIAERAYIYKKPQAKGLPLGYIRMGTSAPLLSNDPVEGKDCPRGYYKVKPRGYVCLDPRKTTLDLSDPYYQALAQFAPAKGTSFPYSYAFSNGAPMYSRVPTAAEAEKAERSFGEAGKFVQLAEWSAGHEELIANGEKIVGKDAVPAIFADHKRTVGGNGAYDPKKLVWRVIPNGSMVAYAKAFEQDGRVWLVTPDLMLVPADRMRPFRRSKFHGVHIGEKVNLPLAWNRGLSPIQKFTKDDDKMIPMGETIASKTFVQINDEPIKVGKQSYYPLRNEPGVYIAATKSVTVTRLPKKLPTGVGPGEKWIEAKINPGTLTAYEGMTPVYATMFSPGKGGAPVPGYDPYVHSMTKTGFFPIEWKDHVSVMSPDKEWPPKKLWISEVPHIQYLRAPLAMHVAYWHEDFGNLKSAECVNLSPEDGAFMFGWTDPPLPEGWGGIRPGDGNGKSTPVVITAF from the coding sequence ATGCTCACCCCTCGGCGCATTCTTGCTCTCTCGATCCTCGTATTTCCCGCGTGCGATGCCAAAGCTCCCCCCTCGCCCGCCGTCTCGCTCTCTCACGAGGACACGGCGAAAGATGCGCCTCGTGACAGTTCGGAACGAGTCTCCCCTTCGGGCGCCGCCAATGTGAAACGCATTGCATCCACAGACGCCCCCGGAGCTACGCCGGCACGAGTCTCCGGGCCGAAGAGCATCGGAGCGATTGCCGAACGAGCATACATTTATAAAAAACCCCAAGCCAAAGGTTTGCCGCTCGGGTACATTCGCATGGGCACGAGCGCTCCGCTTTTGTCGAATGATCCGGTCGAAGGCAAGGATTGTCCGCGAGGGTATTACAAGGTAAAACCTCGAGGGTACGTTTGTCTCGACCCGCGCAAAACGACGCTCGATTTGTCCGATCCGTATTATCAAGCATTGGCGCAGTTCGCCCCGGCGAAGGGAACGTCGTTCCCGTACAGTTATGCATTTTCGAATGGGGCGCCGATGTACAGCCGCGTTCCCACGGCAGCGGAAGCGGAAAAGGCCGAGCGTTCTTTTGGCGAAGCGGGCAAATTCGTGCAGCTCGCAGAATGGTCGGCTGGGCATGAAGAATTGATTGCCAATGGCGAAAAAATCGTTGGCAAAGACGCCGTGCCTGCCATTTTTGCGGATCACAAACGCACGGTGGGTGGAAATGGCGCGTACGATCCCAAGAAATTGGTTTGGCGCGTCATTCCAAACGGATCCATGGTGGCGTACGCGAAAGCGTTCGAACAAGACGGTCGCGTGTGGCTCGTGACGCCGGATTTGATGCTCGTGCCGGCCGATCGCATGCGACCGTTTCGACGATCCAAGTTTCACGGGGTACACATTGGCGAAAAGGTAAACCTGCCGCTCGCGTGGAATCGAGGTTTGTCGCCGATCCAGAAATTCACCAAGGACGACGACAAAATGATTCCGATGGGAGAAACGATTGCATCGAAAACGTTTGTTCAAATCAACGACGAACCGATCAAAGTAGGAAAGCAATCGTATTATCCGCTGCGTAACGAGCCTGGCGTGTACATTGCCGCAACGAAGAGCGTCACGGTGACTCGGCTGCCGAAAAAGCTTCCCACGGGCGTTGGTCCGGGCGAAAAGTGGATCGAGGCGAAGATCAACCCGGGGACGCTCACGGCATACGAAGGAATGACGCCGGTGTATGCGACGATGTTTTCACCGGGCAAAGGTGGAGCGCCCGTGCCGGGGTACGATCCGTACGTTCATTCGATGACGAAGACGGGATTTTTTCCGATCGAGTGGAAGGATCATGTATCGGTCATGTCGCCGGACAAGGAATGGCCGCCGAAAAAGCTTTGGATATCCGAAGTGCCGCACATTCAATATTTGCGCGCACCGCTCGCGATGCATGTCGCGTACTGGCACGAGGATTTTGGGAATTTGAAGAGCGCCGAATGCGTGAACCTTTCGCCGGAGGACGGGGCGTTCATGTTTGGCTGGACAGACCCGCCGCTGCCCGAGGGATGGGGCGGAATTCGTCCGGGCGATGGCAATGGAAAGTCGACGCCGGTCGTGATTACGGCGTTTTGA
- a CDS encoding serine/threonine protein kinase, giving the protein MDYRPDLMYVPVDVRRALSSLALQVAAHPNLEQIAYVRFRANADKVALDKPLPDEMRVAAALLARELPPLTKSLDACNELATFLGEPAGDVLLSWCAASTWRRDVQIAPILYGGLETSVASRIVDIARARVVEGPLFDALACAPLLGTNNELVQPINAEARARLEILIWEAGASALEVPLLGQWLWSTPDVFDAMIHNPAHGALRGRVLAARCLEISVRGMPPDTHPELVARTLQILQPLLLHPEPLVWVHAARALGRLTGVMEPLEGTLLDWVFGHSQVLRQRATTAFASLPADRLAFLSSQLQAILDSPAEEDWVLAAVAAATPYLYFERKKMWDRLAHRILSGDGGAIAARALARGLATLLRRGGNMPEIEDTLRTLREKARFVQADTMEECRRWIEVTAVSDMVDRAERDPLDLELGLENLMRMAAQYDDEEADARAARFATTLLPTFLEARRIAHGTGGMRQRAAALNALEGNARAFALRLWRPLLNTRPAGDPVEEPELEETWKTLARAPAEILDFIAERRANQGIPVETDLSLEVAAIRLGGYALDACGEDGELGPGRGPTAHDTCLWLRKLEGLADGSRALPASLKSALSSLLWRIVDTTRGTALGEVDDAKWLGPFAAWWALVIDRPAMLLQLATALPMMSETALRHCVEQAEALRTAANSAEEDPGWAYPAEEALAALHARDTELAKAITSLCVALEDFTEMSGLKPNLEAHCQKLVLAGDRLQAALADPVKALHSSEGDTSELVSTEMKQNAPRVAALVARAIRAREVSMLEVWFASLGPVASALLEGAVRGAIKRTPPPPPSAKKQEPRIIEGYELVKPLGEGGIGSVWLVRKPGADRLFVLKIPKAEALAQANDIEREGILASFVEEAKALAGLYHPNVANIIDRGVSDGAPFLVLEYLIGADLRQYAMAQMMTLFELRRVILETCAGLTALHGAGLVHRDIKPANLWLRLPLQGGVAFDPKQHRDPARAAPLATVVIDFGMVRAIRVPAEVGGKFVAGTPGYIAPEQVLDPVELDPRADVYALAGTIYNVTTGRAFFDDLGPRDRIIAHMRRDPFEDAERLRGYPAAVAKLLRAATARAAADRPTPMEFGREFAAAI; this is encoded by the coding sequence TTGGACTATCGTCCCGACCTCATGTACGTGCCCGTCGACGTTCGTCGCGCCTTGTCGTCCCTCGCGCTTCAGGTTGCCGCTCATCCAAACCTCGAACAAATCGCCTACGTGCGCTTTCGCGCGAATGCGGACAAGGTGGCGCTCGACAAGCCCTTGCCCGACGAAATGCGCGTCGCCGCCGCGCTGCTCGCACGTGAGCTTCCACCGCTGACCAAATCGCTCGATGCGTGCAACGAGCTGGCAACGTTCCTCGGCGAACCGGCGGGCGACGTGCTTTTGTCGTGGTGTGCCGCGAGCACGTGGCGTCGTGATGTGCAAATCGCTCCGATTCTGTACGGCGGGCTGGAAACGTCGGTCGCGTCGCGCATCGTGGACATTGCGCGAGCGCGTGTCGTGGAGGGGCCGCTGTTCGACGCTTTGGCATGCGCGCCGCTTCTCGGGACGAACAACGAGCTCGTGCAGCCCATCAACGCCGAAGCGCGTGCGCGGCTCGAAATCTTGATTTGGGAAGCCGGCGCGAGCGCGCTCGAAGTGCCGCTGCTCGGTCAATGGCTTTGGAGCACGCCGGATGTTTTCGATGCAATGATTCACAATCCGGCTCATGGCGCATTGCGGGGCCGTGTTCTCGCAGCAAGGTGCCTGGAAATCAGCGTCCGAGGAATGCCGCCGGATACGCATCCGGAGCTCGTGGCTCGTACGCTGCAAATTCTTCAACCGCTGCTTTTGCATCCCGAACCGCTCGTATGGGTGCACGCGGCCCGAGCGCTCGGGCGCCTCACGGGCGTCATGGAGCCGCTCGAAGGAACGCTGCTCGATTGGGTATTCGGGCATTCGCAAGTTTTGCGACAGCGAGCGACCACCGCATTCGCATCGCTGCCCGCAGATAGGCTCGCGTTTTTGTCGAGTCAGCTTCAGGCGATATTGGATTCACCCGCCGAGGAAGATTGGGTGCTCGCGGCCGTCGCTGCAGCGACGCCCTATTTGTATTTCGAGCGTAAAAAAATGTGGGACAGGCTGGCTCACCGCATTCTTTCGGGCGACGGTGGTGCGATTGCAGCTCGAGCCCTCGCACGAGGTTTGGCGACGCTCCTTCGGCGCGGCGGGAACATGCCGGAAATCGAGGATACGCTCCGGACCTTGCGTGAAAAGGCGAGGTTTGTCCAAGCCGATACCATGGAAGAATGCCGGCGATGGATCGAAGTGACCGCGGTGAGCGACATGGTGGATCGTGCCGAGCGGGATCCGCTGGACTTGGAATTGGGGCTCGAAAATTTGATGCGTATGGCGGCGCAATACGATGACGAAGAAGCCGACGCCCGCGCAGCTCGGTTTGCAACGACGCTTTTGCCGACATTTTTGGAAGCGCGGCGAATTGCGCATGGAACGGGCGGAATGCGGCAGCGAGCGGCTGCGCTGAATGCGCTCGAAGGCAATGCGCGAGCATTCGCATTGCGCCTCTGGCGACCGCTGCTCAATACGCGACCTGCGGGGGACCCCGTCGAGGAACCGGAGCTCGAAGAAACGTGGAAAACGCTTGCTCGGGCGCCCGCGGAGATTTTGGATTTCATTGCGGAGCGGCGTGCCAATCAAGGCATTCCCGTAGAAACCGATCTTTCGCTCGAAGTCGCTGCCATCAGGCTCGGTGGTTATGCGCTCGACGCGTGTGGCGAAGATGGGGAATTGGGTCCGGGCCGAGGTCCCACGGCGCACGATACGTGTTTGTGGCTGCGCAAGCTCGAAGGGCTCGCAGACGGGTCGCGCGCATTGCCGGCTTCGCTGAAAAGTGCTTTGAGCTCGCTGCTTTGGCGTATTGTCGACACGACGCGAGGTACGGCGCTCGGCGAGGTCGACGATGCCAAATGGCTCGGGCCTTTTGCGGCGTGGTGGGCGCTCGTGATTGATCGGCCGGCCATGCTTCTGCAGCTTGCGACGGCACTTCCGATGATGTCGGAAACGGCATTGCGACATTGCGTCGAGCAGGCCGAAGCATTACGGACGGCCGCGAATTCGGCCGAGGAAGACCCGGGCTGGGCATATCCTGCCGAGGAAGCATTGGCGGCGCTTCATGCGCGAGATACCGAGCTTGCGAAGGCCATTACGAGCTTGTGCGTGGCGCTCGAAGATTTCACCGAAATGAGCGGGCTGAAGCCGAATCTCGAGGCGCACTGTCAAAAATTGGTATTGGCGGGAGATCGGCTGCAGGCGGCTCTGGCGGATCCGGTGAAAGCATTGCATTCGTCGGAAGGTGACACGTCGGAATTGGTTTCTACGGAAATGAAGCAAAACGCGCCTCGCGTCGCGGCGCTCGTGGCGCGCGCCATTCGAGCGCGTGAAGTGTCGATGCTCGAGGTGTGGTTTGCGTCGCTCGGCCCTGTGGCATCGGCGCTTCTCGAGGGAGCGGTGCGTGGAGCGATCAAACGAACGCCTCCGCCGCCGCCATCGGCGAAAAAACAAGAGCCGAGAATCATCGAAGGGTACGAGCTGGTCAAACCGCTCGGCGAGGGCGGTATTGGATCGGTTTGGCTCGTACGCAAGCCGGGTGCAGACAGGTTGTTCGTGCTCAAAATTCCAAAGGCTGAAGCATTGGCGCAAGCGAACGACATCGAGCGTGAGGGCATATTGGCGTCATTCGTCGAGGAGGCGAAGGCGCTGGCGGGTCTTTATCACCCGAACGTGGCGAACATCATCGATCGGGGCGTATCCGATGGGGCGCCGTTTTTGGTGCTCGAATACTTGATCGGCGCGGATTTGCGTCAATATGCGATGGCGCAAATGATGACGTTATTCGAATTGCGCCGCGTGATTTTGGAGACGTGCGCGGGGCTTACGGCACTTCATGGTGCGGGGCTCGTGCATCGAGACATCAAGCCGGCGAATTTGTGGCTGCGTTTGCCATTGCAAGGAGGAGTGGCATTCGATCCGAAGCAGCATCGGGATCCGGCGCGCGCTGCGCCGCTGGCGACGGTGGTCATCGATTTCGGCATGGTGCGAGCGATTCGAGTGCCGGCGGAGGTGGGCGGAAAGTTTGTCGCGGGAACGCCTGGGTACATTGCGCCCGAACAGGTGCTCGATCCTGTGGAGCTCGATCCGCGCGCGGACGTGTATGCCCTGGCGGGGACGATTTACAACGTGACGACGGGCCGGGCATTTTTTGACGACCTGGGGCCGCGGGACAGGATCATTGCGCACATGCGGCGTGATCCATTCGAGGATGCGGAGCGGTTGCGCGGGTATCCGGCGGCGGTGGCGAAACTGCTTCGCGCGGCGACGGCGCGTGCTGCGGCGGACAGGCCGACGCCGATGGAGTTTGGGCGGGAGTTTGCGGCGGCGATTTGA
- a CDS encoding Uma2 family endonuclease, whose amino-acid sequence MADAAARTRMSEDEYLAFERASDEKHEFADGEIFAMAGGTFEHSTVAQGIGGVLRAALQGRRCTVQNSDMKVYIPSTGRYVYPDAIVVCGRPEFRDDNRDVLLNPRVVVEVLSPTSEAYDRGDKFANYRSIPSLKQYVIVSQDKPYIEVYTRQDDGAWGLRDYGAGQTAALPAIECAIEVDQVYAGVFEQYDDE is encoded by the coding sequence ATGGCCGACGCCGCTGCTCGCACGCGCATGAGCGAAGACGAATACCTTGCGTTCGAGCGAGCCTCGGACGAGAAACACGAGTTCGCCGATGGCGAGATCTTCGCCATGGCGGGCGGAACCTTCGAGCACAGTACCGTTGCTCAGGGCATCGGCGGCGTACTCAGGGCCGCGCTTCAGGGGCGACGATGCACTGTGCAAAACTCCGACATGAAGGTGTACATCCCGAGCACCGGTCGGTATGTGTATCCCGACGCCATCGTCGTGTGCGGTCGTCCCGAATTCAGGGATGACAACCGCGATGTACTGCTCAACCCGCGCGTCGTCGTAGAGGTTCTTTCTCCGACGAGCGAAGCTTATGACCGTGGGGACAAGTTCGCCAATTACCGGTCGATCCCTTCGCTGAAGCAGTATGTCATCGTGTCGCAGGACAAACCCTACATCGAAGTCTACACACGACAAGATGATGGTGCATGGGGCTTGCGCGATTACGGGGCCGGTCAGACGGCCGCATTGCCTGCCATTGAATGCGCCATCGAGGTCGATCAGGTCTACGCTGGCGTGTTCGAACAGTACGACGACGAATGA
- a CDS encoding GFA family protein, with protein MTNATEMKTYTGGCHCGAVRYEATMKLEGVISCNCSICTKAGYILAFVPAAQFKLLSGNDKLRDYQFNQKMVHHVFCEVCGIHPFGQGTMPDGNEVKAINLRCVDDVDVEMLQLQKVDGRSR; from the coding sequence ATGACGAATGCAACGGAAATGAAGACCTACACTGGAGGCTGCCATTGCGGCGCCGTGCGCTACGAAGCGACCATGAAACTCGAAGGCGTCATTTCGTGCAACTGTTCGATATGTACGAAAGCGGGGTACATTCTCGCGTTCGTCCCGGCGGCGCAATTCAAGCTTCTATCGGGCAATGACAAATTGCGCGATTATCAATTCAACCAGAAAATGGTGCACCACGTCTTTTGCGAGGTGTGTGGCATTCATCCATTCGGTCAAGGAACGATGCCCGACGGCAATGAAGTCAAGGCCATCAATCTTCGCTGCGTGGACGATGTCGACGTCGAAATGCTGCAACTGCAAAAAGTGGACGGAAGAAGTAGGTAA
- a CDS encoding MFS transporter: MTSSSESISKDKATRAVRLAIVVAALGYFVDIYDLVLFSIVRVASLKGIGVTDPDALLDQGVLLINMQMGGMLIGGILWGVIGDKRGRLSVLFGSILLYSVANILNGFVTSIETYAALRFIAGVGLAGELGAGITLVSEIMHKEARGYGTTIVASIGICGAVAAALIGDMFSWRIAYFVGGGLGLGLLVLRIGVYESGMFESVKKKAVERGNFFKLFSTGERARRYAGIVLIGIPIWYVVGILVTFSPEIGKAMGMPIPPNAGRAILYTYVGLAVGDLSSGALSQIVKSRKRAVMTFLLVTTATIVLYFFAGAQSITMFYAICVAMGFGAGYWAVFVTVASEQFGTNLRATATTSAPNLVRGAVVLLTLAFHGLKEKVGVVESAMIVGAVTIVGAFISLRAMEETYGKDLDYLEH, from the coding sequence ATGACCAGTTCCAGCGAATCCATTTCCAAAGACAAGGCAACTCGCGCAGTCCGTCTGGCAATCGTCGTTGCCGCGCTCGGTTACTTCGTCGACATCTACGATCTCGTGCTGTTCAGTATCGTGCGCGTCGCGAGCCTCAAGGGGATTGGCGTCACCGATCCGGACGCTCTTTTGGATCAGGGCGTTTTGCTCATCAACATGCAGATGGGCGGCATGCTCATCGGGGGCATTCTATGGGGCGTGATTGGCGACAAGCGAGGCCGTTTGTCGGTGCTCTTTGGTTCGATTTTGCTCTATTCGGTGGCGAACATTCTCAATGGGTTCGTCACTTCGATAGAAACGTATGCGGCGCTGAGGTTCATTGCCGGTGTCGGGCTTGCCGGTGAGCTTGGTGCGGGCATCACGCTCGTCAGCGAAATCATGCACAAAGAGGCGCGAGGGTATGGGACGACCATCGTTGCGAGCATTGGCATTTGCGGCGCCGTTGCAGCGGCGCTCATCGGCGACATGTTTTCGTGGCGTATTGCTTATTTCGTTGGCGGTGGGCTCGGCCTCGGACTGCTCGTCTTGCGGATTGGTGTATACGAATCGGGGATGTTCGAATCGGTCAAGAAAAAGGCCGTCGAACGGGGCAACTTTTTCAAGCTCTTCTCGACGGGCGAACGCGCTCGGCGATACGCGGGCATCGTGCTCATTGGTATTCCGATATGGTACGTCGTCGGGATTCTCGTCACGTTTTCGCCGGAAATTGGCAAAGCGATGGGAATGCCGATACCTCCCAATGCGGGTCGCGCCATTCTGTACACCTACGTGGGGCTTGCCGTTGGCGACTTGTCGAGCGGCGCGCTAAGTCAAATCGTGAAGAGCCGCAAGCGGGCGGTCATGACGTTTCTGCTGGTGACGACTGCCACGATCGTGCTATACTTTTTCGCCGGTGCGCAATCGATTACGATGTTTTACGCCATTTGCGTGGCCATGGGTTTTGGCGCCGGGTATTGGGCCGTATTCGTGACCGTGGCGTCCGAACAATTCGGGACGAACCTTCGAGCCACCGCGACGACGAGCGCCCCGAATCTCGTGCGTGGTGCCGTCGTATTGCTCACGTTGGCTTTTCACGGGCTGAAGGAAAAAGTCGGCGTCGTCGAAAGCGCGATGATCGTCGGAGCAGTGACCATCGTCGGGGCATTCATTTCCTTGCGAGCCATGGAAGAGACCTACGGCAAGGACCTCGATTACCTCGAGCATTGA
- a CDS encoding sulfatase — MTTTFATAPSSRSLLWCARNVIFGAALGAALGLLGQAAIMFFGGAPSGGIAPGLGARLGGVLLTAAGYAAVLLMTSIMTAPTMRWAIGRAVSVTLTTLIVTGLVALHVVGVAVRIVSGAFLTRGALEFFLNGQESMFRALRTTYAMHVAVVAAIGLTVAVLYAVYLFQALRRDGNTQRAARLLGISAALVATAGIALLVLPAKAAMAMGLSRTTPEMALLSSLQSVPAWSEEVSPDEQNGPPPRRVVEGAPRIVGTEWEDRVANDDSARPNVLLVVIDSLTTRHLGYVGYSRPITPNIDRIAARSMRLLRAWATATHSNYAQPAILSSLFPRRIPWLDQYTRLDYPRVLLHDVFHRAGHTAATISSQDQNWQGIARFEETATPIFLWHAPDYDGPRVDIISEKVVPDHVTAERAIAWMKSHQDKPFSLYVNFQIAHFPYGLPDGIAPRYTPAYYPHTANFVRYGETEKPILTNRYDNAIAYVDAQVGKLEQYLSQSGLLDKTILVITADHGEMMGEHGVVTHGKSLFEGEARVPLLVHYPPKVAPRDVLTPVSHLDVLPTISDLAGIPPHPAFQGHSFANPAAHAAKRVGIFMNTQGYQMTEGVICYPWKLWIDRTEGNVVRLFHLDDDPMEARNLAKDKPAVSRALSRMLGAQMRAQIDYHAPHNQAMRDNRFAPRLLTCPDLPAH; from the coding sequence GTGACGACGACTTTCGCCACCGCTCCCTCTTCGCGGAGCTTGCTTTGGTGCGCACGCAATGTCATTTTCGGCGCAGCCCTCGGAGCCGCATTGGGGCTTTTGGGTCAAGCTGCAATCATGTTTTTTGGCGGCGCGCCTTCGGGAGGCATTGCCCCGGGGCTCGGAGCGCGGCTCGGTGGCGTGCTGCTCACCGCCGCTGGATATGCCGCCGTGCTGCTCATGACGAGCATCATGACGGCACCCACGATGCGATGGGCCATTGGGCGAGCCGTTTCAGTGACGCTCACGACGCTCATCGTCACGGGACTCGTTGCACTGCACGTCGTGGGGGTCGCCGTGCGTATCGTATCGGGTGCATTTCTCACGCGCGGCGCGCTCGAGTTCTTTTTGAATGGTCAGGAAAGCATGTTCCGCGCCTTGCGAACGACATACGCCATGCACGTGGCCGTCGTCGCAGCCATTGGGCTCACCGTCGCGGTACTTTATGCAGTCTATCTTTTTCAAGCATTGCGTCGAGATGGAAATACGCAACGCGCAGCACGGCTGCTCGGCATTTCCGCGGCGCTCGTAGCCACTGCCGGCATTGCATTGCTCGTTTTGCCAGCAAAAGCGGCCATGGCGATGGGCCTTTCACGCACGACGCCCGAAATGGCGCTGCTCAGCTCGCTACAATCGGTCCCCGCGTGGTCCGAAGAGGTTTCTCCGGACGAACAGAATGGCCCGCCGCCTCGCCGCGTCGTCGAAGGCGCGCCGCGCATCGTGGGAACCGAATGGGAAGATCGGGTCGCCAATGACGATTCCGCGCGCCCGAACGTGCTTCTGGTCGTCATCGATTCGCTCACGACGCGGCATTTGGGATATGTGGGATATTCGCGTCCCATCACGCCGAACATCGATAGAATCGCAGCTCGCAGCATGCGCCTCTTGCGAGCTTGGGCCACCGCGACGCATTCGAATTACGCTCAGCCCGCCATCTTGTCGTCGCTTTTTCCGCGCCGCATCCCGTGGCTCGACCAATACACTCGTCTGGACTACCCCCGCGTCCTCCTGCACGACGTATTTCACCGAGCAGGCCACACGGCGGCGACCATTTCGAGCCAGGATCAAAATTGGCAAGGCATTGCACGCTTCGAGGAGACCGCGACACCCATCTTTCTTTGGCATGCGCCTGATTACGACGGTCCCCGCGTCGACATCATCAGCGAAAAAGTCGTTCCCGACCATGTCACGGCAGAACGCGCAATTGCTTGGATGAAGTCCCACCAAGACAAACCTTTTTCGCTCTACGTGAATTTTCAAATCGCCCACTTTCCCTACGGTTTGCCCGACGGCATAGCGCCTCGGTACACACCCGCATATTACCCGCATACCGCCAATTTCGTGCGATACGGCGAGACCGAGAAGCCCATTCTCACGAATCGTTACGACAATGCCATCGCATACGTCGATGCCCAGGTGGGAAAGCTCGAACAATACCTTTCACAAAGCGGTTTGCTCGACAAAACCATTCTCGTCATCACGGCCGACCATGGGGAGATGATGGGCGAGCATGGGGTCGTCACGCATGGCAAATCGCTGTTCGAGGGCGAAGCGCGCGTGCCATTGCTCGTGCATTATCCGCCCAAGGTAGCGCCTCGCGACGTCCTCACGCCCGTCTCGCACCTCGACGTATTGCCAACCATTTCGGACCTCGCAGGCATTCCCCCGCACCCGGCGTTTCAGGGCCATAGCTTTGCGAACCCCGCGGCGCATGCAGCCAAGCGAGTGGGCATTTTCATGAACACCCAAGGTTATCAAATGACCGAGGGCGTCATCTGTTATCCGTGGAAGTTGTGGATCGACCGCACGGAAGGCAACGTCGTGCGCCTGTTTCACTTGGACGACGATCCAATGGAAGCCCGCAACTTGGCCAAGGACAAACCTGCCGTCTCGCGCGCGCTCTCACGCATGCTCGGCGCACAAATGCGCGCACAAATCGACTACCACGCCCCGCACAATCAAGCGATGCGCGATAACCGATTCGCCCCGCGATTGCTCACGTGCCCAGACTTGCCGGCGCATTGA
- a CDS encoding leucine-rich repeat domain-containing protein — translation MSSRTLLSSVALPIAIALLAACDEPTPKADTKAQKPSAAPSVAAAPPAVAPAATESAAPPKKKEVVCSKDANVTLPDPKFEAEVRVQAQKPEGQLTKADLAKVKTLKLTEAKLNELDPCIFPLFTSVKGMYLPPGKIDDLTPLKTLTTIESLRVAATNIKDLTPLAGLAKLDRLDIGRTPVKDLTPLSGLTNLTELQIDETEVTDLTPISKLKKLEMLQMKRTRISDLSPLKEIKTLKTLYIEGSSASGKAVGLGIPGLKVHDD, via the coding sequence ATGTCGTCACGAACCTTGCTCTCGAGCGTTGCTCTTCCTATCGCGATCGCGCTTTTGGCCGCTTGCGACGAACCGACTCCGAAGGCGGATACCAAAGCGCAAAAGCCGAGCGCTGCGCCATCGGTCGCTGCGGCTCCACCGGCGGTCGCGCCGGCAGCCACCGAATCTGCGGCTCCGCCGAAGAAAAAAGAAGTCGTGTGTTCGAAGGATGCGAACGTCACGCTGCCGGATCCGAAGTTCGAAGCGGAAGTACGCGTGCAAGCGCAGAAGCCCGAAGGGCAACTGACGAAGGCGGATCTTGCAAAAGTCAAGACGTTGAAGCTCACCGAAGCGAAGCTCAACGAGCTTGATCCGTGCATTTTCCCGCTGTTCACGTCTGTCAAGGGGATGTACTTACCGCCGGGTAAAATCGATGATCTCACGCCGTTGAAGACGCTGACGACGATCGAGTCGTTGCGAGTGGCTGCGACGAACATCAAGGATCTCACGCCGCTTGCGGGTCTGGCGAAACTCGACCGACTCGACATTGGGCGCACGCCGGTAAAAGATCTGACGCCGCTGTCGGGCTTGACGAACCTGACGGAGCTTCAGATTGACGAGACGGAGGTGACGGATCTGACGCCGATATCGAAGCTGAAGAAGCTCGAGATGTTACAGATGAAGCGCACGCGGATTTCGGACTTGTCGCCGCTGAAAGAGATCAAGACGCTGAAGACGCTTTACATCGAAGGTTCGTCGGCGAGCGGAAAAGCGGTCGGCCTGGGGATCCCAGGGCTCAAAGTGCATGATGATTGA